One genomic segment of Nocardioides cavernaquae includes these proteins:
- a CDS encoding MmcQ/YjbR family DNA-binding protein, whose amino-acid sequence MTPEEIAGFCAGLPGAWPDNPWGHEHPVFKVGPSEQGKIFAFVGADGVGVKAGATREIADEWLDRYPDDASVMAYIGRSGWNDLRVNGAIPDEELLEAIEESYRHVVGKLPRKHRPDGWDLPVSAG is encoded by the coding sequence GTGACGCCAGAGGAGATCGCTGGCTTCTGTGCGGGGCTTCCGGGCGCGTGGCCGGACAACCCTTGGGGGCACGAGCACCCGGTGTTCAAGGTCGGCCCCAGCGAGCAGGGCAAGATCTTTGCCTTCGTCGGAGCGGACGGGGTGGGGGTCAAGGCCGGGGCGACCCGGGAGATTGCGGACGAGTGGCTCGACCGCTACCCGGACGACGCGTCGGTGATGGCCTACATCGGGCGCTCCGGATGGAACGACCTCCGGGTCAACGGTGCCATCCCCGACGAAGAGCTCCTGGAGGCGATCGAGGAGTCCTATCGACACGTGGTCGGCAAGCTGCCCAGGAAGCATCGACCCGACGGGTGGGACCTGCCAGTATCGGCGGGGTGA
- a CDS encoding NAD(P)/FAD-dependent oxidoreductase, which translates to MRHSTDLLVIGAGPTGLFSAYYAGFRGLSVAVADSLPELGGQITAMYPEKAILDVAGFPTIKGRELVAGLVEQAASAHPTYLLGRTALTLDHGADSVTVGFDDGSTATAKALLITAGIGKFSPRPLPAAAGWAGRGVEFFVPDFAPYVGKDVLVVGGGDSAFDWALHLEPIAKSVTLVHRRDAFRAHQRTVDDVRASSVEILTHAEVAALRGDGVVAEADLIVDGVPMTRPVQAVIAALGFVADLGPLQQWGLTVDHRHLVVDGAMRTNLPRVFAAGDITQYDGKVRLIAVGFGEAATAVNNAAVVIDPSAHVFPGHSSEA; encoded by the coding sequence GTGAGGCACTCCACGGACCTCCTGGTGATCGGCGCCGGCCCGACCGGCCTGTTCAGCGCGTACTACGCAGGGTTCCGCGGACTCAGCGTCGCAGTTGCCGACTCGCTTCCCGAGCTCGGCGGGCAGATCACGGCGATGTACCCGGAGAAGGCGATCCTCGATGTCGCGGGGTTCCCGACCATCAAGGGGCGCGAGCTGGTGGCCGGTCTGGTCGAGCAGGCAGCGAGCGCGCACCCGACCTACCTGCTCGGTCGCACGGCGCTGACGCTGGACCACGGCGCCGACTCGGTGACGGTCGGCTTCGACGACGGATCGACCGCCACCGCAAAGGCGTTGCTCATCACCGCCGGCATCGGCAAGTTCAGTCCGCGCCCGCTCCCCGCTGCGGCGGGGTGGGCCGGGCGCGGTGTCGAGTTCTTTGTCCCGGACTTCGCGCCGTACGTCGGCAAGGATGTGCTGGTCGTCGGCGGGGGAGACAGCGCGTTCGACTGGGCCCTGCACCTGGAGCCGATCGCGAAGTCCGTGACGCTCGTCCATCGGCGCGATGCCTTCCGTGCGCACCAGCGCACCGTCGACGACGTACGCGCCTCGTCGGTGGAGATCCTGACGCACGCCGAGGTGGCGGCACTCCGTGGTGACGGGGTGGTCGCCGAGGCGGATCTGATCGTTGACGGGGTGCCCATGACCCGGCCCGTGCAGGCGGTGATCGCGGCGCTCGGATTTGTTGCAGATCTCGGCCCGCTCCAGCAGTGGGGCCTCACCGTCGACCATCGGCACCTCGTCGTCGACGGAGCCATGCGCACCAACCTGCCCCGGGTGTTCGCAGCCGGCGACATCACGCAGTACGACGGCAAGGTCCGTCTCATCGCGGTCGGGTTCGGAGAAGCGGCGACCGCGGTCAACAACGCCGCGGTCGTCATCGACCCGTCCGCGCACGTCTTTCCGGGCCATTCGAGCGAAGCCTGA
- a CDS encoding glycosyltransferase family 4 protein — protein MRIALLSYRSKPHCGGQGIYVRHLSRELVALGHEVEVFSGQPYPELDEGVKLTKVPSLDLYREPDPFRVPKLREFRDLIDVQEFLIMCTAGFPEPRTFAKRVIKLLRERKDEFDVVLDNQVLGEGLLEIEALGLPMVTAIHHPITFDRRIDLAAATGIRRKLSLRRWYGFLGMQGKVAREARKVITVSESSYRDIATDFGVDPRKIEVIHLGADSEFQPPTTPRVPGRILAMASADAPLKGIDILLEAFAKLRTERDLELILVSKPQAGGPTEQLIEQLGIRDSVTFQSGLTQTALVELMGSAELACVPSRYEGFSLPTVELMSCATPLVVSRAGSIPEVVGPDGLCADLVTPGDPEELRKAIAALLDDPERRARYGAAGRRRVEETFSWHAAAVHTAEALAEVIDQKKQENN, from the coding sequence ATGCGGATCGCGCTGCTGTCTTATCGAAGCAAGCCGCACTGCGGTGGCCAGGGGATCTACGTCCGGCACCTGAGTCGCGAGCTCGTCGCGCTCGGCCACGAGGTCGAGGTCTTCTCGGGTCAGCCGTATCCGGAGCTCGACGAGGGCGTGAAGCTCACGAAGGTGCCGAGCCTCGACCTCTACCGCGAACCGGACCCGTTCCGCGTGCCGAAGCTGAGGGAGTTCCGCGACCTCATCGACGTCCAGGAATTCCTGATCATGTGCACGGCCGGCTTCCCGGAGCCGCGCACCTTCGCCAAGCGCGTCATCAAGCTCCTGCGTGAGCGCAAGGACGAGTTCGACGTCGTCCTCGACAACCAGGTGCTCGGTGAGGGCCTGCTCGAGATCGAGGCGCTCGGGCTGCCGATGGTCACCGCCATCCACCACCCGATCACGTTCGACCGGCGCATCGACCTCGCCGCAGCAACCGGGATCAGGCGCAAGCTCAGCCTGCGCCGCTGGTACGGCTTCCTGGGCATGCAGGGCAAGGTCGCCCGCGAGGCCCGCAAGGTCATCACGGTCTCCGAGTCGTCGTACCGCGACATCGCCACCGACTTCGGCGTCGACCCGCGGAAGATCGAGGTCATCCACCTCGGTGCGGACTCCGAGTTCCAGCCGCCGACGACGCCGCGTGTGCCCGGACGGATCCTTGCCATGGCGAGCGCGGACGCGCCGCTCAAGGGCATCGACATCCTCCTCGAGGCGTTCGCGAAGCTGCGCACCGAGCGAGACCTCGAGCTGATCCTGGTCAGCAAGCCCCAGGCCGGCGGTCCGACCGAGCAGCTCATCGAGCAGCTCGGGATCCGTGACTCGGTCACCTTCCAGAGTGGACTCACGCAGACCGCACTCGTCGAGCTGATGGGCTCGGCCGAGCTGGCCTGTGTGCCGTCGCGTTACGAAGGGTTCTCGCTGCCCACCGTCGAGCTGATGTCCTGCGCGACTCCGCTCGTCGTCAGCCGTGCCGGATCGATCCCCGAGGTCGTCGGCCCCGACGGCCTCTGCGCGGACCTGGTCACCCCCGGTGACCCCGAAGAGCTGCGCAAGGCGATCGCCGCGCTGCTCGACGACCCGGAGCGTCGCGCCCGGTATGGCGCCGCCGGACGCCGGCGGGTCGAGGAGACGTTCAGCTGGCACGCCGCCGCTGTGCACACCGCAGAAGCCCTGGCCGAGGTCATCGACCAGAAGAAGCAGGAGAACAACTGA
- a CDS encoding class I SAM-dependent methyltransferase has protein sequence MLTVDFDRLGLRPGDRVLDMGAGAGRHSFEMYRRGADVIALDQDADELSGVRDLFVAMKEAGEVPEGAEADVKEGDALALPFADGEFDRIVCAEVLEHIAADVEAIKELVRVLRPGGTMAITVPRWLPEVINWKLSADYHNAPGGHIRIYTDHELIDKVTKAGRPNDGTDGDAMIFEGKDYAHGLHSPYWWLKCAVGVNNDKHPLVKAYHHVLVWDIMKTKGWSTLTRGAEKALNPVIGKSMVLYFRKPA, from the coding sequence ATGCTGACCGTCGACTTCGACCGCCTTGGCCTGCGCCCCGGCGACCGCGTCCTCGACATGGGCGCCGGTGCCGGCCGCCACTCGTTCGAGATGTACCGCCGTGGCGCTGACGTGATCGCGCTCGACCAGGACGCCGACGAGCTGTCCGGTGTGCGCGACCTCTTCGTCGCCATGAAGGAGGCCGGCGAGGTCCCCGAGGGTGCTGAGGCCGACGTGAAGGAGGGCGACGCGCTGGCCCTTCCGTTCGCCGACGGAGAGTTCGACCGGATCGTCTGCGCCGAGGTGCTCGAGCACATCGCTGCCGACGTCGAGGCGATCAAGGAGCTGGTGCGCGTGCTGCGGCCCGGCGGCACCATGGCGATCACGGTGCCCCGCTGGCTGCCCGAGGTCATCAACTGGAAGCTCTCGGCCGACTACCACAACGCCCCCGGTGGCCACATCCGGATCTACACCGACCACGAGCTCATCGACAAGGTCACCAAGGCGGGCCGTCCGAACGACGGCACCGACGGCGATGCGATGATCTTCGAGGGCAAGGACTACGCCCACGGCCTGCACTCGCCGTACTGGTGGCTGAAGTGCGCCGTCGGCGTCAACAACGACAAGCACCCGCTCGTGAAGGCGTACCACCACGTCCTCGTCTGGGACATCATGAAGACGAAGGGCTGGAGCACGCTGACCCGCGGCGCGGAGAAGGCGCTCAACCCGGTCATCGGCAAGAGCATGGTGCTCTACTTCCGAAAGCCCGCGTGA
- a CDS encoding prenyltransferase, producing the protein MSTHLPFVEGILSADDVAATAASIARMQEPDGGIPWTIGEHTDIWNHVEAAMALLVGGQVEAAERALRWVPTMQRADGSWPMKIVAGEVEDDRGEVNMSAYFAVGVWHHWLVRRDRRFVEELWPSVRAGLDFVVSLQQEWGGIQWTPVDDFCLLTGCSSIYQSLRAGVALAELLDEPQPEWELAGGRLGHAIREHADLFADKSKYSMDWYYPVLGGAVRGEAASELLATRWDDFVVPGLGTRCVDTNPWVTGAETCELVMALDAIDDHERALQLLGEIQHLRADDGSYWTGWVYELEGYENETPNVYWPVEHTTYTAAAVLLAVDALGDRFGASTPGSGIMRGNSLAGDFAEIALECGCEGVAQHSPA; encoded by the coding sequence ATGAGCACGCACCTCCCGTTCGTCGAGGGCATCCTCAGCGCTGACGACGTGGCCGCGACGGCCGCGTCGATCGCGCGCATGCAGGAACCCGATGGCGGCATCCCGTGGACCATCGGCGAGCACACCGACATCTGGAACCACGTCGAGGCGGCGATGGCGCTGCTCGTCGGCGGACAGGTCGAGGCTGCCGAGCGCGCGCTGCGATGGGTCCCGACGATGCAGCGGGCCGACGGCTCGTGGCCGATGAAGATCGTCGCCGGTGAGGTCGAGGACGACCGTGGCGAGGTCAACATGTCGGCGTACTTCGCGGTGGGCGTGTGGCACCACTGGCTGGTACGCCGCGACCGACGGTTCGTCGAAGAGCTCTGGCCGAGCGTGCGGGCGGGTCTCGACTTCGTGGTCTCGCTCCAGCAGGAGTGGGGCGGCATCCAGTGGACGCCGGTCGACGACTTCTGCCTGCTGACCGGCTGCTCGTCCATCTACCAGTCGCTGCGCGCCGGCGTGGCTCTCGCCGAGCTGCTCGACGAGCCGCAGCCCGAGTGGGAGCTCGCGGGCGGCCGGCTCGGCCACGCGATCCGTGAGCACGCGGACCTCTTCGCGGACAAGTCGAAGTACTCCATGGACTGGTACTACCCGGTGCTCGGCGGTGCGGTCCGCGGTGAGGCTGCCAGCGAGCTGCTCGCGACCCGCTGGGATGACTTCGTCGTGCCCGGGCTGGGCACGCGCTGCGTCGACACAAACCCCTGGGTGACCGGCGCGGAGACCTGTGAGCTGGTGATGGCGCTCGATGCCATCGATGACCACGAGCGGGCGCTGCAGCTGCTCGGCGAGATCCAGCACCTGCGCGCCGACGACGGCTCCTACTGGACCGGGTGGGTCTACGAGCTCGAGGGCTACGAGAACGAGACCCCCAACGTCTACTGGCCGGTCGAGCACACCACGTACACCGCTGCGGCGGTGCTGCTCGCGGTGGATGCCCTGGGCGACCGGTTCGGCGCGTCGACCCCGGGCTCGGGCATCATGCGCGGCAACTCGCTGGCCGGCGACTTCGCCGAGATCGCGCTCGAGTGCGGGTGCGAGGGAGTCGCTCAGCACTCGCCGGCGTAG
- a CDS encoding class I SAM-dependent methyltransferase, translating into MISTAMDPALLEHARAAKGFMPDDEGLLLFRRALQQLPTGPALEVGTYCGKSAIYLGAAAREVDGTVFTVDHHRGSEENQAGWEHHDTSVVDPEFGLMDTLPTFRKNIARAGLEDQVIAVIGKSLPVARHWQTPLSLLFIDGGHGEEPARNDYAAWVPKIQSGGLLVIHDVFPDPADGGRPPYEQIYLPALASGDFTEVEALGSMRVLQKS; encoded by the coding sequence GTGATCAGCACCGCGATGGACCCCGCCCTCCTCGAGCACGCCCGCGCGGCCAAGGGCTTCATGCCCGACGACGAGGGCCTGCTGCTGTTCCGTCGCGCGCTCCAGCAGCTGCCGACGGGTCCTGCGCTCGAGGTCGGCACCTACTGCGGCAAGTCCGCGATCTATCTCGGCGCGGCTGCCCGCGAGGTCGACGGGACCGTCTTCACCGTCGACCACCACCGTGGCTCGGAGGAGAACCAGGCCGGCTGGGAGCACCACGACACGTCCGTCGTCGACCCGGAGTTCGGTCTGATGGACACGCTCCCGACCTTCCGCAAGAACATTGCGCGCGCCGGCCTCGAGGACCAGGTCATCGCCGTCATCGGCAAGTCCCTGCCCGTTGCCCGCCACTGGCAGACGCCGCTGTCCCTGCTCTTCATCGACGGCGGCCACGGCGAGGAGCCGGCCCGCAACGACTACGCGGCGTGGGTGCCCAAGATCCAGTCCGGCGGACTGCTCGTGATCCACGACGTCTTCCCCGATCCGGCTGACGGCGGCCGCCCGCCGTACGAGCAGATCTACCTCCCCGCCCTTGCCAGCGGTGACTTCACCGAGGTCGAGGCGCTCGGCTCGATGCGGGTCCTGCAGAAGTCCTGA